One stretch of Miscanthus floridulus cultivar M001 chromosome 18, ASM1932011v1, whole genome shotgun sequence DNA includes these proteins:
- the LOC136523639 gene encoding uncharacterized protein → MQLVLQEWAFNIKLLCRHGKAYLQGVNRFLAFAFSNAAVGSKILCPCRKCSNSFWKEASEIREHLICDGFLKGYRTWNLHGEPTPSVNHGNCDSDGDGVEVMDESDEDDDISGLLRDLAGGLDDRGDFEDNSPDLDPCEDLVAIQKLVEENSKELFPSCKKYTQLRFLIRLLHTKLLGGWSDKSFNILLDLLNDAFPDGSAIAKTFHEAKKLVKSIGIGYISIHACENDCILYWKENINLNACPKCKASRWKSNRKTLDGKHVYNVPKKVLRYFPIKKCLQRLFLSSKTASLTRWHDEDRKKDGLLRHPADSPLWEDFDKKHPIFAADSHNIRLAFATDGFNPFRTMNNSYSIWPGICIPYNFPPSMCMKQSNFILSFLIPGKDSPCGDMDLYCQPLVNDLLDMFENGVRTYDASRGEYFQLRAAVLWTITDFPGLGYLSGSVTSGEAACPDCHFFTDSLRLGNGTKTCYMGHRRFLHGDHPFRFDANKFGGKTELRPAPKPLSGEEILECTKELSNSYGKDPSRKKPARKKRKEGEPLVIFKRRSIWFKLPYWKDLMLRHNFDFMHIGKNVSESLVNTFLGTAGKSKDNLNSRLGLQALGLRTDLHPVEVEDQFYLPPAPYSMSPDEMKLFCQVLKGVKFPDGYASDIRHNVHVNERKVFGLKSHENHIILQHLLPLAVRKILPEIVSAGVIRICNFFKKLSAPIIRISDMESLEADIAETLSLLETIFLPSFFDIMVHLMVHLPAQAKIAGPVHFRSMWPVERYLMRLKGSVRTKSHPEGSIMEWSNFTGCLTLCSRYLYGVGQFGRQSRIDEDNSTPPFFRSIGQGLAGKCTFSLDHKTWVQAHRYVLFNYDNIAPYLDKHDQSLSSIGHRNKRDINRMRHESFHEWFRLHVGELCEEAPDEIKILAKGPMLNARKYSSYSINGFCFHTESYDEGRPIQNSGVAVVAEATTFDSGNNDDSTVIKNAYYGIIKEIVELNYHHKGNVVLFKCAWIDNRVQDKWVKTDNLGVTSVNFKHLFNMGEKISDEPFILASQAIQVYYVPEAIDNEWAAVRQSKPRDVYDLDNLENEHMDNDNGLAWPLHDLSANVTVDIVNGVVSSVRTDIDGTLAADIWVFFSGKQMASARGNSNKGHLTVYEQERDEQIAVNNEFLASLGLPAMNMCNEPNKRRKRTHNISVEARVHNLRPRTQTSHATLANEQVEEDLAEEDLDQEDLAEDDWECESTGDFLSDNEDFHSNTQGKRNGRGISKLDEVFARKPGMPKIKVMVNEYGQPIGENARRFSGAVGIRVRQKISIAYADWRLVEPEIKDAVWANIKEFYDIDDKAFNWFLTAAGKKWKDFKANLKKKFFKGKITEEQIRKQQGDRLNDDDWKFLKNHWTTPESENKLKSVIEAQPELTERTIQEGDAFAIACGKKEPKGRVRVLGLGPTPQTIGAPGVKGYTPTRVQMQVLECKRKESQQAALEQRIAELEAELARERLARERSSMENVSQNGSNSRHHGSPRSEENYVQTNHAPEFLEDGAYADNSNEYEYVLCGNEVILYALQRDEPVAKGIVISVNPSTMCAGHTLGRKHCEVVIRYVMKREAKVPRPYPGVQDMADAKDLSIAWPYNRLKMVVGGNSWK, encoded by the exons ATGCAGCTTGTTCTG CAAGAGTGGGCATTTAACATAAAACTTTTATGTAGGCATGGCAAGGCATATTTGCAGGGGGTGAACCGTTTCTTAGCTTTTGCATTTAGTAATGCAGCTGTTGGTAGCAAGATACTTTGTCCTTGTAGAAAGTGTTCCAACTCTTTCTGGAAAGAGGCTAGTGAAATCCGCGAACACTTAATATGTGATGGGTTTCTAAAAGGGTACAGAACATGGAATTTACATGGAGAACCCACCCCTTCTGTGAACCATGGGAACTGTGACAGTGATGGTGATGGTGTTGAGGTTATGGATGAgtctgatgaagatgatgatatcTCTGGTTTGCTTAGGGACTTAGCTGGTGGCTTAGACGATAGAGGTGATTTTGAGGACAACAGTCCTGATCTAGATCCTTGTGAGGACCTAGTTGCTATTCAAAAGTTGGTCGAAGAAAATAGCAAAGAACTGTTCCCTAGTTGCAAGAAATATACCCAACTCCGATTTCTTATTAGATTACTACACACCAAACTTCTTGGAGGATGGTCTGATAAATCTTTTAACATACTATTAGACCTGCTCAATGATGCATTCCCTGATGGTTCAGCAATAGCAAAAACCTTTCATGAAGCTAAGAAATTGGTGAAATCCATAGGAATTGGGTATATTAGTATTCATGCATGTGAAAACGATTGCATTCTCTATTGGAAGGAGAACATAAATTTGAATGCATGTCCAAAGTGTAAGGCTTCACGGTGGAAATCAAATAGGAAGACTCTAGACGGGAAACATGTATATAATGTTCCCAAGAAGGTTCTTCGCTACTTTCCAATAAAGAAGTGTCTCCAACGGTTATTTCTATCCTCTAAAACAGCAAGCCTCACGAGGTGGCATGATGAAGACCGAAAAAAAGATGGTCTCCTAAGGCATCCTGCAGATTCCCCTCTATGGGAGGACTTCGATAAAAAGCATCCAATCTTCGCTGCAGATAGCCACAATATTCGTCTTGCATTTGCCACCGATGGCTTCAATCCATTTAGAACCATGAATAACAGCTACAGCATTTGGCCTGGTATTTGTATTCCCTACAATTTCCCACCTTCAATGTGCATGAAGCAATCAAATTTCATCTTGTCTTTTCTGATTCCTGGTAAAGATTCTCCTTGTGGTGATATGGATCTCTATTGTCAGCCACTTGTCAACGACTTGTTAGATATGTTTGAAAATGGTGTTAGAACTTATGATGCTTCTAGGGGTGAGTACTTCCAGTTACGGGCAGCAGTATTATGGACTATTACTGATTTCCCAGGTCTAGGATATCTGTCTGGATCTGTCACATCTGGTGAAGCAGCATGTCCTGATTGCCACTTCTTTACTGATTCACTTAGACTTGGTAATGGTACCAAGACTTGCTATATGGGTCATCGAAGATTCTTGCATGGAGATCACCCATTTAGGTTTGACGCCAATAAATTTGGTGGTAAAACTGAGTTGAGGCCTGCACCTAAACCACTTTCTGGGGAGGAAATTTTGGAgtgcactaaagagcttagcaatAGTTATGGCAAGGATCCATCTAGGAAAAAACCAGCAAGAAAGAAACGCAAGGAAGGTGAACCATTAGTCATTTTCAAAAGAAGATCTATTTGGTTCAAGCTTCCATATTGGAAAGACTTGATGTTGCGACATAATTTTGACTTTATGCACATAGGCAAAAATGTTAGTGAAAGTTTAGTGAACACATTCTTGGGCACTGCTGGGAAGTCAAAGGATAATTTGAATTCTCGCCTAGGTCTTCAAGCTCTAGGTCTTAGAACTGATCTTCACCCAGTTGAAGTAGAGGACCAATTTTATTTACCACCAGCACCATACTCAATGAGTCCCGATGAGATGAAGTTATTTTGTCAAGTACTAAAAGGGGTGAAGTTTCCTGATGGTTATGCATCTGATATACGACATAATGTACATGTCAATGAGAGGAAGGTATTTGGGCTTAAGAGTCATGAGAACCACATTATTCTACAACACTTGCTACCACTTGCTGTGAGAAAAATACTACCAGAAATAGTCAGTGCTGGAGTGATTCGTATATGTAACTTCTTTAAGAAACTTTCTGCCCCTATCATTCGAATAAGTGATATGGAAAGTCTAGAGGCTGACATAGCTGAAACCTTGAGCCTTCTTGAGACTATATTCCTTCCATCTTTTTTTGACATTATGGTACACTTGATGGTACATCTTCCTGCCCAAGCAAAAATAGCTGGTCCAGTCCATTTTCGCAGCATGTGGCCCGTGGAGAG GTATCTCATGAGATTAAAGGGTTCTGTACGTACAAAAAGTCATCCCGAGGGATCAATTATGGAGTGGTCTAATTTCACTGGGTGCCTTACACTTTGTTCTCGCTATCTATATGGTGTGGGGCAATTTGGCCGTCAATCTAGAATAGATGAAGATAACAGTACACCTCCTTTCTTCCGTAGCATTGGTCAAGGTTTGGCTGGAAAATGCACATTTAGTTTGGACCACAAGACATGGGTGCAAGCTCATAGATATGTTTTGTTCAACTATGACAACATTGCGCCTTACTTGGA TAAGCATGATCAATCTCTTTCCTCTATTGGCCATCGAAATAAACGGGACATCAACCGCATGCGTCATGAATCCTTTCATGAGTGGTTTAGGTTGCAT GTGGGAGAACTGTGTGAGGAAGCACCAGATGAGATAAAAATTTTGGCCAAGGGGCCAATGTTGAATGCACGCAAGTACAGTAGCTATAGTATTAATGGATTCTGTTTCCACACAGAATCCTATGATGAGGGAAGACCtattcaaaatagtggtgttgctgtagtcGCTGAGGCAACAACCTTTGATAGTGGCAATAATGATGACAGTACAGTAATAAAAAATGCCTATTATGGAATTATAAAGGAAATTGTTGAACTAAATTATCATCACAAAGGAAATGTGGTTCTTTTCAAGTGTGCTTGGATTGACAACCGTGTGCAGGACAAATGGGTAAAAACTGATAATTTGGGGGTTACATCTGTTAACTTTAAGCATTTGTTCAATATGGGCGAAAAGATATCAGATGAACCTTTCATTTTAGCCTCACAAGCAATCCAAGTATACTATGTTCCTGAAGCAATTGATAATGAGTGGGCTGCTGTTAGACAATCAAAACCAAGAGATGTGTATGACTTAGATAATTTAGAGAATGAGCACATGGATAATGATAATGGATTAGCTTGGCCATTGCATGATCTAAGTGCAAATGTGACAGTGGATATTGTAAATGGGGTGGTCTCTTCTGTTAGAACTGATATAGATGGAACACTT GCTGCTGATATTTGGGTCTTTTTTTCAGGAAAACAAATGGCAAGCGCAAGAGGAAATAGTAACAAGGGCCACCTAACCGTGTATGAGCAGGAGAGAGATGAACAGATAGCAGTCAACAACGAGTTTCTAGCATCGCTTGGTCTCCCTGCTATGAATATGTGCAATGAACCTAACAAAAGAAGAAAG AGAACTCATAACATAAGTGTTGAAGCAAGAGTTCACAATCTACGACCAAGGACACAAACAAGCCATGCAACACTTGCGAATGAGCAAGTTGAAGAAGATTTAGCTGAAGAAGATTTAGATCAGGAAGATTTAGCTGAAGATGATTGGGAATGTGAATCAACGGGAGATTTCTTAAGTGATAATGAAG ATTTTCACAGCAATACACAAGGGAAGAGGAATGGAAGAGGTATCAGTAAATTGGACGAAGTCTTTGCAAGGAAACCTGGGATGCCTAAAATCAAAGTTATGGTCAATGAATATGGTCAGCCCATTGGTGAGAATGCTAGGAGGTTTTCTGGTGCTGTTGGGATCCGTGTGAGACAGAAAATATCAATTGCCTATGCTGATTGGAGGCTTGTTGAACCTGAGATAAAGGATGCAGTATGGGCAAACATAAAG GAATTCTATGATATTGATGATAAAGCCTTTAACTGGTTTTTGACTGCTGCTGGAAAGAAATGGAAGGATTTTAAAGCAAACCTGAAGAAGAAGTTTTTTAAAGGCAAAATAACAGAAgaacaaataagaaaacaacaAGGTGATAGGCTGAATGATGATGATTGGAAGTTTCTCAAAAATCATTGGACAACTCCAGAATCTGAA AATAAACTTAAATCTGTTATTGAAGCTCAGCCTGAATTGACAGAGAGAACCATCCAAGAAGGCGATGCATTTGCCATTGCTTGTGGAAAAAAGGAACCGAAAGGGCGTGTTCGGGTTTTAGGTCTAGGACCAACTCCCCAAACTATTGGTGCACCAGGAGTGAAGGGCTACACACCAACAAGGGTTCAAATGCAAGTTCTAGAGTGTAAGAGGAAAGAAAGTCAGCAAGCAGCTCTAGAACAACGCATAGCAGAATTAGAAGCTGAATTGGCGCGTGAAAGGTTGGCACGTGAAAGGTCAAGTATGGAAAATGTCTCTCAGAATGGCTCTAACTCACGACACCATGGG AGCCCAAGATCTGAAGAAAATTATGTCCAGACAAATCATGCTCCTGAATTTCTTGAAGATGGTGCCTATGCAGATAACTCTAATGAGTATGAATATGTGCTT TGTGGCAACGAAGTTATACTATATGCACTCCAAAGAGATGAACCTGTGGCCAAGGGAATAGTTATTTCAGTAAATCCTAGCACCATGTGTGCAGGCCACACTCTTGGAAGGAAACACTGTGAAGTTGTTATCAGGTATGTGATGAAAAGGGAAGCAAAGGTACCTCGTCCATATCCTGGTGTGCAAGACATGGCTGATGCTAAGGACCTGTCAATTGCATGGCCATATAACAGG CTCAAG atg GTGGTGGGAGGAAATAGCTGGAAGTAG